Proteins encoded within one genomic window of Sphaerotilus montanus:
- a CDS encoding DegT/DnrJ/EryC1/StrS family aminotransferase, whose protein sequence is MHGTWRYTPAGTGRRAIKLLLTLNVGKKGVKSMQFHRIQQVEPWLGRSELEALNGCIERNWLTEGPAAAAFRQSMSQLTGANHVALAPNGTLGLFLALLALDLPRGSEIIIPGFTFMASASAAVFAGLKPVLVDVDPHTFTARPEAFERAITPRTSALMPVHIYGQAAYAAEIAQVGKRHGLAVIEDAAQACGVRYRGQHAGTFGDVGVISFFADKTITMGEGAAVLSREQRLARRISLLRNQGRESSGSFIHESLGMNFRVTDMQCAVGQAQMARLPQVKIDRLRRYNLFQEGLTGLAQLRFMKVDPNSEFIPFRFPILCPRMPELRDALELAGVQTRSMFYPLHRQPCLAGLIDPVDLPICDTLYGEGLCLPVHQGLQDSDVHHVIDVIRNTLSRKSSVS, encoded by the coding sequence TTGCACGGCACGTGGCGGTACACCCCGGCCGGAACAGGGCGTCGGGCGATTAAGCTCTTGCTGACATTGAACGTCGGCAAAAAAGGGGTTAAAAGCATGCAGTTCCATCGTATTCAGCAGGTAGAGCCTTGGCTGGGACGTTCCGAGCTCGAAGCACTCAACGGCTGCATCGAACGGAACTGGTTGACCGAGGGCCCGGCGGCGGCAGCCTTCCGGCAGAGCATGAGCCAGCTCACCGGTGCCAACCACGTCGCCCTGGCGCCCAACGGCACGCTCGGTCTGTTCCTGGCCCTGCTGGCGCTGGATCTGCCGCGGGGCAGCGAAATCATCATTCCCGGGTTCACCTTCATGGCGTCGGCCAGCGCGGCGGTCTTTGCCGGGCTCAAGCCGGTGCTCGTCGACGTGGATCCCCACACCTTCACCGCCCGCCCCGAGGCGTTCGAGCGGGCCATCACGCCCCGGACCTCCGCGCTGATGCCGGTGCATATCTATGGCCAGGCCGCGTATGCCGCGGAGATCGCGCAGGTGGGCAAGCGCCACGGTCTGGCCGTCATCGAGGATGCGGCGCAGGCCTGTGGCGTGCGCTACCGTGGTCAGCACGCAGGCACATTCGGCGATGTCGGCGTGATCTCGTTTTTCGCCGACAAGACGATCACGATGGGCGAGGGTGCCGCCGTGCTGTCCAGGGAGCAGCGCCTGGCCCGGCGCATCAGCCTGCTGCGCAACCAGGGGCGCGAGTCCAGTGGTTCGTTCATCCACGAGTCGCTGGGCATGAATTTCCGGGTCACCGACATGCAGTGCGCTGTCGGGCAGGCGCAGATGGCCCGCCTGCCGCAGGTGAAGATCGACCGCCTGCGCCGCTACAACCTGTTCCAGGAGGGTCTGACCGGACTGGCGCAACTGCGGTTCATGAAGGTGGATCCGAATTCGGAATTCATTCCGTTCCGGTTTCCGATCCTGTGCCCACGCATGCCTGAACTTCGGGATGCGCTGGAGTTGGCCGGTGTCCAGACCCGTTCGATGTTCTATCCGCTGCACCGTCAGCCCTGTCTCGCAGGGCTGATCGACCCGGTGGACCTGCCGATCTGCGACACGCTGTATGGGGAAGGGCTGTGCCTGCCGGTCCACCAGGGGCTCCAGGACAGCGATGTGCACCACGTCATCGACGTGATCCGCAACACCTTGTCGCGCAAGTCTTCAGTCAGTTGA
- a CDS encoding WecB/TagA/CpsF family glycosyltransferase: MHQLDFTRSDRTQHPVLGVPVDVLDWSTAVARICDWAERRESRYVSICDAHSVVRASRDPVHGRHIAGADMVTPDGWPVAWMLRRLGHSRQQRINGPDLMERLLVSAEARGLGVYVYGTTDRTLAALETALRKAYPRLKIVGLHSPPFRPLDDAEDAADVARINASGAHLVMTGLGCPKEDRWMFEHRGRVQAVMLGIGAGIDFHAGTVARAPVWMREHGLEWLFRLSQEPGRLWQRYLVNNTLFVVGAIGQFARHVAVHPGRNRASGD, translated from the coding sequence ATGCACCAACTGGATTTCACCCGGTCTGACCGGACGCAGCACCCTGTGCTGGGCGTGCCGGTCGATGTGCTGGACTGGTCGACCGCGGTGGCACGCATCTGCGACTGGGCCGAGCGGCGCGAGTCGCGTTACGTGTCGATCTGCGATGCCCACTCGGTCGTGCGGGCCAGCCGGGATCCGGTGCACGGTCGGCACATTGCTGGTGCGGACATGGTGACGCCGGACGGCTGGCCCGTGGCCTGGATGCTCCGCCGTCTTGGCCACTCCCGGCAGCAGCGCATCAACGGACCGGATCTGATGGAGCGGCTGCTGGTGTCCGCCGAAGCACGTGGCCTGGGGGTCTATGTCTACGGCACGACCGACCGCACGCTCGCTGCGCTGGAAACCGCGCTGCGCAAGGCCTATCCCCGCCTGAAGATCGTGGGCCTGCATTCGCCGCCATTTCGCCCGCTGGACGACGCGGAGGACGCTGCAGATGTCGCGCGCATCAATGCCTCCGGGGCCCATCTGGTCATGACCGGCCTGGGCTGCCCGAAAGAAGACCGCTGGATGTTCGAGCACCGGGGCCGTGTCCAGGCGGTCATGCTGGGCATCGGCGCAGGGATCGATTTCCACGCGGGCACCGTGGCACGTGCGCCGGTCTGGATGCGCGAGCATGGCCTGGAGTGGCTCTTTCGCCTGTCGCAAGAGCCCGGTCGACTCTGGCAGCGCTACCTGGTCAACAACACCCTGTTCGTGGTGGGTGCGATAGGGCAGTTTGCACGGCACGTGGCGGTACACCCCGGCCGGAACAGGGCGTCGGGCGATTAA
- a CDS encoding WecB/TagA/CpsF family glycosyltransferase, giving the protein MLHRTDVSHIPPPADLLPSAGGRTLVSVIGAPIDAISWDETCAVITGWVDRRESRYVCICNVHSVITAQQDPDFHDVIQQADMATPDGAPVAWMMRRLGYRDQMRINGPDLMFRYCAQAARRDERVFLYGNTPETLETLQKRLHKAFPTLQIAGCYSPPFRALTPEEDAEIVQRINASGAGTVWVSLGCPKQERWMAAHRGRINAVMVGVGAAFDYHAGTLQRAPVWMQRHGLEWLHRFWSEPRRLGRRYLVTNTRFMLQVVKQLLSR; this is encoded by the coding sequence ATGCTCCATCGGACCGACGTCTCCCACATACCTCCGCCAGCAGATCTGCTGCCTTCGGCCGGTGGACGCACGCTGGTCAGCGTGATCGGAGCGCCCATCGATGCCATCTCCTGGGACGAGACCTGCGCCGTGATCACCGGCTGGGTGGATCGCCGGGAGAGCCGCTATGTCTGCATCTGCAACGTCCATTCGGTGATCACCGCACAGCAGGATCCGGACTTCCACGACGTCATCCAGCAGGCGGACATGGCCACGCCGGATGGGGCTCCGGTGGCCTGGATGATGCGGCGGCTCGGGTACCGCGACCAGATGCGCATCAATGGTCCCGATCTGATGTTCCGGTATTGCGCCCAGGCCGCCCGGCGAGACGAGCGCGTCTTCCTGTACGGCAACACGCCGGAGACGCTGGAGACGCTGCAGAAACGCCTGCACAAGGCGTTTCCGACCCTCCAGATCGCGGGTTGCTATTCGCCGCCGTTCCGCGCCCTGACGCCCGAGGAAGACGCCGAGATCGTGCAGCGCATCAATGCTTCCGGTGCGGGCACGGTCTGGGTCAGCCTGGGCTGTCCGAAGCAGGAACGCTGGATGGCCGCACACCGTGGCCGCATCAACGCCGTGATGGTGGGGGTGGGTGCAGCGTTCGACTACCACGCCGGGACCCTGCAGCGCGCGCCGGTGTGGATGCAGCGGCATGGCCTGGAGTGGCTGCACCGGTTCTGGTCCGAGCCGCGCCGTCTCGGCCGCCGCTATCTGGTCACCAACACCCGGTTCATGCTGCAGGTCGTCAAGCAGTTGCTGAGCCGCTGA
- a CDS encoding S8 family peptidase: MKKPRKLHQRVVTTTLAALLMACGGGEDGDEPDTTSAATVELGPLDEPERLARATLDPASAQDSAHFIVTLNAAVVAENSRLNARTLGARSPQPQAERAVQSVTARLVGTATGARAHRIYAHALQGFAATVPPSEAIAFVQRLRSDPAVTRIEHDRAARIGAVPTGTVVIRSLDSRIWGLDRIDQPKLPLNNTFRSNLDGSGVHLYIVDTGISVHDEFGSRLAGNGFTALQDGRGTTDCNGHGTHVAGTAAGAMSGVAPGATLVPVRVMNCFGSGSVSDILHGLDWIMANGQRPGVVNLSLGSSPSSALDEAVTRLTGAGFTVSVSAGNSNADACTQSPARAPAVLTVASSAASDARSGFSNFGRCVDMFAPGTAISSASATDPHGWRVLSGTSMATPHATGAAALLLQERPKLTPAQVATQMLYQATPSRITDARGSPNKLLFTGPGKQRYFPTPWDVHIAQLTPVGKTLTRTSWQASMTVTVHNEDALPQKDVKVTAQFSNRSNLVTCTTTATGACVLKSVNLPLTTTNVTLAVTQLGGTAMTYRAADNLRSSALVIRP, encoded by the coding sequence ATGAAAAAACCGCGCAAGCTCCATCAGCGGGTGGTGACCACCACCCTCGCGGCCCTGCTGATGGCCTGCGGCGGCGGGGAGGATGGCGACGAACCGGACACGACCAGTGCCGCCACAGTCGAACTCGGCCCCCTCGACGAGCCGGAACGTCTGGCCAGGGCCACCCTGGATCCGGCGAGTGCCCAGGACAGCGCGCACTTCATCGTCACGCTCAATGCCGCAGTCGTTGCGGAAAACAGCCGTCTGAACGCCCGCACGCTCGGTGCAAGGTCGCCACAGCCCCAGGCGGAGCGCGCCGTGCAATCGGTCACCGCCCGGCTGGTGGGCACCGCCACCGGTGCGCGGGCCCACCGGATCTATGCCCACGCGCTGCAGGGCTTCGCCGCCACGGTGCCGCCATCCGAGGCCATCGCCTTCGTGCAGCGCCTGCGCAGCGATCCGGCGGTGACCCGCATCGAACACGACCGCGCCGCCCGCATCGGCGCAGTGCCGACCGGCACGGTGGTCATCCGCTCGCTCGACAGCCGGATCTGGGGGCTGGACCGCATCGATCAGCCGAAACTGCCGCTGAACAACACATTCCGGAGCAATCTGGACGGCAGCGGCGTGCACCTCTACATCGTCGACACGGGCATCAGCGTCCATGACGAATTCGGCAGCCGACTCGCGGGCAATGGCTTCACCGCCCTGCAGGACGGACGAGGAACGACCGACTGCAACGGCCACGGCACCCATGTCGCGGGCACGGCCGCTGGCGCGATGTCGGGCGTCGCCCCTGGCGCCACGCTCGTGCCGGTCAGGGTGATGAACTGCTTCGGCAGCGGCAGCGTGAGCGACATCCTCCACGGGCTCGACTGGATCATGGCCAACGGCCAGCGCCCGGGTGTCGTCAATCTCAGCCTCGGCAGCAGCCCCAGCAGCGCGCTGGACGAAGCGGTCACCCGCCTCACGGGCGCCGGCTTCACCGTCTCGGTGTCCGCCGGCAACAGCAATGCCGATGCCTGCACCCAGTCGCCGGCCCGTGCACCGGCGGTGCTGACCGTGGCCTCCAGCGCCGCCAGTGATGCGCGCTCCGGCTTCTCGAACTTCGGACGCTGCGTGGACATGTTCGCCCCGGGCACCGCGATCAGTTCTGCCTCGGCCACCGATCCGCATGGCTGGAGAGTCCTGAGCGGCACATCGATGGCGACGCCGCACGCGACCGGTGCCGCCGCCTTGCTGCTGCAGGAGCGACCCAAGCTGACGCCGGCCCAGGTCGCCACCCAGATGCTCTACCAGGCCACCCCCTCGCGCATCACGGACGCCAGGGGCTCGCCCAACAAGCTGCTGTTCACCGGACCGGGCAAACAGCGGTACTTTCCAACGCCGTGGGATGTCCACATCGCCCAGCTGACGCCCGTCGGCAAGACGCTGACCCGCACCAGCTGGCAGGCCAGCATGACCGTCACCGTGCACAACGAGGACGCGCTCCCGCAGAAGGATGTGAAGGTCACGGCACAGTTCTCCAACAGGTCCAACCTGGTGACATGCACCACCACGGCGACCGGCGCCTGCGTCCTGAAAAGCGTGAACCTGCCCTTGACGACCACGAACGTGACCCTGGCCGTGACCCAGCTCGGCGGCACCGCCATGACCTACAGGGCGGCCGACAACCTGCGCTCCAGCGCGCTCGTCATCCGTCCTTGA
- a CDS encoding formate dehydrogenase subunit delta, whose translation MSGQDEHTGHPGHTGHVHDPDQTLVRLANRIGDFFAAYPEHAEAIDGVAGHIRKFWEPRMRRQLYAYLDGPHGGAGLGDLVREACTSRRALLAPEGAEPRLKDG comes from the coding sequence ATGAGCGGGCAGGACGAACACACCGGGCACCCCGGGCACACCGGGCACGTGCACGACCCCGACCAGACGCTCGTGCGGCTGGCCAACCGGATTGGCGATTTCTTCGCGGCGTATCCGGAGCACGCCGAGGCCATCGACGGCGTGGCTGGCCACATCCGCAAGTTCTGGGAGCCGAGGATGCGGCGGCAGCTGTATGCCTACCTGGACGGTCCGCACGGTGGCGCCGGGCTCGGCGATCTGGTGCGAGAGGCGTGCACGTCCCGGCGGGCCCTGCTCGCGCCCGAGGGGGCCGAACCCCGCCTCAAGGACGGATGA
- the fdhF gene encoding formate dehydrogenase subunit alpha, whose amino-acid sequence MNHPVIPITAVRAIKVQEIDHGTPVSRLGADAEPVTLTIDGFEVTVPKGTSLMRAAVDAGIQVPKLCATDSLEPFGSCRLCLVEIDGRRGTPASCTTPAEAGMNVRTQSPKLQQLRKGVMELYVSDHPLDCLTCAANGDCELQDMAGVVGLRNVRYGVGETAVAGITGRHHLHLAHAKDESNPYFTYDPSKCIVCNRCVRACEEVQGTFALTISGRGFESRVSPGMDEPFMQSECVSCGACVQACPTATLTEKTVIELGQPEHSVVTTCAYCGVGCSFKAEMKGSQVVRMVPWKDGKANEGHSCIKGRFAWGYATHKDRLTKPMIRDKITDPWREVSWDEALAHAAGEFRRIQGTYGRDSVGGITSSRCTNEETYLVQKLIRAAFGTNNVDTCARVCHSPTGYGLGQTFGTSAGTQTFKSVEHTDVVMVIGANPSEGHPVFASRLKKRLRQGARLIVVDPRRIDLVDAPHIHADLHLQLRPGTNVAVITALAHVVVTEGLVDEPYVAERCDPKSFQQWRDFVSKPENAPEAMAEVCGVPADALRAAARLYARKGNSAIYYGLGVTEHAQGSTMVIGIANLAMACGMVGREGVGVNPLRGQNNVQGSCDMGSFPHELPGYRHISDTTVRAQFDAAWGVTLNPEPGLRIPNMLDAALDGSFKALYVQGEDPAQSDPDTQHVAAALSAMECVVVQDIFLNETAKYAHVFLPGSSFLEKDGTFTNAERRISRVRQVMPPLAGKADWEVTQAFANALGYPMHYTHPSEIMAEIAALTPSFAGVSFEKIERLGSVQWPCNETTDEAGTAIMHVDRFVRGKGRFLPTQYVATDEKVTRRFPLILTTGRVLSQYNVGAQTRRTENSRWHEEDRLEIHPHDAEERGVKDGDWVGIASRAGETVLRADVTERVQPGVVYTTFHFPESGANVITTDSSDWATNCPEYKVTAVQVSKVTQPSAWQRDHARFSHTQEGLLAQARTDQPEAAR is encoded by the coding sequence ATGAACCACCCCGTCATCCCGATCACGGCCGTCAGGGCGATCAAGGTCCAGGAAATCGACCACGGCACCCCCGTGAGCCGCCTGGGTGCTGACGCCGAACCGGTCACGCTGACCATCGACGGCTTCGAGGTCACGGTGCCGAAGGGCACGTCGCTGATGCGCGCCGCCGTGGACGCGGGCATCCAGGTGCCCAAGCTCTGCGCGACCGACTCGCTGGAGCCGTTCGGTTCGTGCCGGCTGTGCCTGGTCGAGATCGACGGCCGCCGCGGCACCCCGGCGTCCTGCACCACGCCCGCCGAAGCCGGCATGAACGTCCGCACCCAGAGCCCGAAGCTGCAGCAATTGCGCAAGGGCGTGATGGAGCTGTACGTCAGCGACCACCCGCTCGACTGCCTGACCTGCGCGGCCAATGGTGACTGCGAGCTGCAGGACATGGCGGGTGTCGTCGGTCTGCGCAATGTGCGCTACGGCGTCGGCGAAACGGCGGTGGCGGGCATCACCGGGCGCCACCACCTGCACCTCGCCCACGCCAAGGACGAATCGAACCCGTACTTCACCTACGACCCGAGCAAGTGCATCGTCTGCAACCGCTGCGTGCGCGCCTGCGAGGAGGTGCAAGGAACGTTCGCGCTGACGATCTCGGGCCGCGGTTTCGAGTCGCGCGTGTCGCCGGGGATGGACGAGCCGTTCATGCAGAGCGAGTGCGTGTCCTGCGGCGCCTGTGTCCAAGCCTGTCCGACCGCGACGCTGACCGAGAAGACGGTGATCGAACTCGGCCAGCCTGAGCACAGCGTCGTCACGACTTGCGCCTACTGCGGCGTCGGCTGCAGCTTCAAGGCCGAGATGAAGGGCTCGCAGGTCGTGCGCATGGTGCCGTGGAAAGACGGCAAGGCCAACGAAGGGCACAGCTGCATCAAGGGCCGCTTCGCCTGGGGCTACGCGACGCACAAGGACCGCCTAACCAAGCCGATGATCCGCGACAAGATCACCGACCCGTGGCGCGAGGTGAGCTGGGACGAGGCGCTGGCGCACGCCGCGGGCGAGTTCCGCCGCATCCAGGGCACTTACGGCCGCGATTCGGTCGGCGGCATCACGTCGAGCCGCTGCACCAACGAGGAAACCTACCTCGTGCAGAAGCTGATCCGCGCTGCGTTCGGCACCAACAACGTCGACACCTGCGCCCGCGTCTGCCACAGCCCGACCGGCTACGGACTTGGCCAGACCTTCGGCACCTCGGCGGGCACGCAGACCTTCAAGTCGGTCGAGCACACCGACGTGGTGATGGTCATCGGCGCGAATCCGAGCGAAGGCCATCCGGTGTTCGCCTCGCGCCTGAAGAAGCGCCTGCGGCAGGGTGCACGGCTGATCGTGGTCGATCCGCGCCGCATCGATCTGGTGGACGCGCCACACATCCATGCCGACTTGCACCTGCAGCTCCGGCCCGGCACCAACGTCGCGGTCATCACGGCGCTCGCGCATGTCGTCGTCACCGAAGGGCTGGTCGACGAGCCCTATGTCGCCGAACGCTGCGACCCGAAGAGCTTCCAGCAGTGGCGCGACTTCGTGTCGAAGCCCGAGAACGCCCCCGAGGCGATGGCCGAGGTCTGCGGCGTGCCAGCCGACGCCCTGCGCGCCGCGGCGCGGCTCTACGCCCGCAAGGGCAACAGCGCGATCTACTACGGCCTGGGCGTCACCGAGCACGCGCAGGGCTCGACGATGGTCATCGGCATCGCCAACCTCGCGATGGCCTGCGGCATGGTCGGCCGCGAGGGCGTCGGCGTGAACCCGCTGCGCGGCCAGAACAACGTGCAGGGCTCCTGCGACATGGGCAGCTTCCCGCACGAGCTGCCCGGCTACCGCCACATCAGCGACACGACCGTGCGCGCCCAGTTCGACGCCGCCTGGGGCGTGACGCTGAACCCGGAGCCGGGGCTGCGCATCCCGAACATGCTGGACGCGGCGCTCGACGGCTCGTTCAAGGCGCTCTACGTGCAGGGCGAAGACCCGGCCCAGTCCGACCCGGACACGCAGCACGTGGCCGCAGCGCTGTCGGCGATGGAGTGCGTGGTGGTGCAGGACATCTTCCTCAACGAGACGGCCAAGTACGCCCACGTCTTCCTGCCGGGTTCGTCCTTCCTGGAGAAGGATGGCACCTTCACCAACGCCGAGCGCCGCATCAGCCGTGTGCGCCAGGTGATGCCGCCGCTGGCCGGCAAGGCGGACTGGGAGGTGACGCAGGCCTTTGCCAACGCGCTGGGCTACCCGATGCACTACACCCATCCGTCAGAAATCATGGCCGAGATCGCGGCGCTGACGCCGAGCTTCGCGGGCGTGAGCTTCGAGAAGATCGAGCGACTCGGCAGCGTGCAGTGGCCGTGCAACGAGACGACCGACGAAGCGGGCACGGCGATCATGCACGTCGACCGGTTCGTGCGCGGCAAGGGCCGTTTCCTGCCGACGCAGTACGTGGCGACGGACGAGAAGGTCACGCGCCGCTTCCCGCTGATCCTGACCACCGGGCGCGTGCTGAGCCAGTACAACGTCGGCGCGCAGACGCGGCGCACCGAGAACAGCCGCTGGCATGAAGAGGACCGGCTCGAAATCCACCCGCACGATGCCGAGGAGCGTGGTGTGAAGGACGGCGACTGGGTCGGGATCGCCAGCCGGGCCGGGGAGACCGTGCTGCGGGCGGACGTCACCGAGCGGGTGCAGCCGGGGGTGGTCTACACGACGTTCCACTTCCCGGAGTCTGGCGCCAACGTCATCACCACGGATTCGAGCGACTGGGCGACCAACTGCCCCGAGTACAAGGTGACGGCGGTGCAGGTCAGCAAGGTCACGCAGCCGAGCGCATGGCAGCGTGACCACGCCCGGTTCAGCCACACCCAGGAAGGCCTGCTGGCCCAGGCCCGCACGGATCAACCGGAGGCTGCACGATGA
- a CDS encoding NADH-ubiquinone oxidoreductase-F iron-sulfur binding region domain-containing protein, with translation MSAMLTLYVPRDSAALAVGADAVADALHAAALAHGAALQLVRNGSRGLLWLETLVEVATPQGRVAYGPVAPDDVPALWPALVAEADGTPSAHPLRQGVTDQIPYLALQERLTFRRVGITDPLSLDDYAAHGGWAGLQAAVGMDSAAILHEVTHSGLRGRGGAAFPAGIKWKTVAHAVATPGATKYVVCNADEGDSGTFADRMLMEGDPYLLIEGMAIAALAVGATEGYVYIRSEYPHAVATLTEAVARATAAGWIGDDVCRSGRAFHLHVRMGAGSYVCGEETAMLESLEGKRGIVRAKPPLPALEGLFGQPTVINNVLTFAAVPTILAQGGAFYRNYGVGRSHGTLPFQLAGNIRRGGLVEKAFGLTLRELLYGFGGGTASGRPVKAVQVGGPLGTYVPESQWDVPLDYEAYAAIGAVVGHGGLVVHDDTADMAGLARYAMEFCALESCGKCTPCRIGSTRGVEVIDRITLNRHQPVVRDQQVTLLRDLCETMVGGSLCAMGGMTPFPVLSALNHYPADFGL, from the coding sequence ATGAGCGCGATGCTGACCCTCTACGTGCCCCGCGACAGCGCGGCACTCGCCGTCGGTGCCGACGCGGTGGCCGATGCGCTGCACGCCGCGGCGCTGGCGCATGGCGCGGCGCTGCAGCTGGTCCGCAACGGCTCGCGTGGCCTGCTCTGGCTGGAAACGCTGGTCGAGGTCGCGACGCCGCAGGGCCGTGTCGCCTACGGTCCGGTGGCGCCCGACGACGTGCCGGCGCTGTGGCCGGCGCTGGTCGCCGAGGCCGATGGCACGCCGTCCGCGCATCCGCTGCGCCAGGGCGTCACCGACCAGATCCCCTACCTCGCGCTGCAGGAGCGGCTGACCTTCCGCCGCGTCGGCATCACCGATCCACTGTCCCTGGACGACTACGCGGCGCATGGCGGCTGGGCCGGTCTGCAGGCCGCGGTGGGCATGGACAGCGCCGCGATCCTGCACGAGGTCACGCACAGCGGGCTGCGCGGGCGGGGTGGGGCGGCGTTTCCGGCCGGCATCAAGTGGAAGACGGTGGCGCACGCCGTGGCGACACCGGGCGCGACGAAGTACGTGGTCTGCAACGCCGACGAGGGCGACTCCGGCACCTTCGCCGACCGGATGCTGATGGAAGGTGATCCGTACCTGCTCATCGAAGGCATGGCGATCGCCGCGCTGGCGGTCGGAGCCACCGAGGGTTATGTCTACATCCGCTCCGAGTACCCGCACGCGGTCGCCACGCTGACCGAGGCGGTGGCGCGCGCGACGGCCGCGGGCTGGATCGGCGACGACGTGTGCCGCTCGGGCCGGGCCTTCCACCTGCACGTGCGCATGGGCGCCGGCTCCTACGTCTGCGGTGAGGAGACCGCGATGCTGGAGAGCCTGGAAGGCAAGCGCGGCATCGTGCGCGCCAAGCCGCCGCTGCCGGCGCTCGAAGGCCTGTTCGGCCAGCCGACCGTCATCAACAACGTGCTGACCTTCGCCGCCGTGCCGACCATCCTGGCGCAGGGCGGGGCCTTCTACCGGAACTACGGCGTCGGCCGCTCGCACGGCACGCTGCCCTTCCAGCTCGCCGGCAACATCCGCCGCGGCGGGCTGGTCGAGAAGGCCTTCGGGCTGACGCTGCGCGAGCTGCTCTACGGCTTCGGTGGCGGTACCGCGTCGGGCCGGCCGGTCAAGGCGGTGCAGGTCGGCGGGCCGCTCGGCACCTACGTCCCCGAATCGCAGTGGGACGTGCCGCTCGACTACGAAGCCTATGCCGCCATCGGTGCGGTGGTCGGCCACGGCGGACTGGTGGTGCATGACGACACCGCGGACATGGCCGGGCTGGCGCGCTACGCGATGGAGTTCTGCGCGCTGGAGTCGTGTGGCAAGTGCACGCCGTGCCGCATCGGCTCCACGCGCGGCGTCGAGGTGATCGACCGCATCACCTTGAACCGCCACCAGCCTGTGGTCCGCGACCAGCAGGTCACCTTGCTGCGCGATCTGTGCGAGACGATGGTCGGCGGCAGCCTGTGCGCGATGGGCGGCATGACGCCGTTCCCGGTGCTGTCGGCGCTGAACCACTACCCCGCGGACTTCGGTCTGTGA
- a CDS encoding NAD(P)H-dependent oxidoreductase subunit E, with amino-acid sequence MNAPASAAPAAATADVPLTPRQQQALSAVLAERGALPGALLPVLHGVQDALGHIPPAALPVIARALHLSRAEVHGVVTYYHHFRTTPPRGRVVQICRAEACRSMGAEALMAHAQSAIDAHGCDTLEAAYCLGLCAQSPAVMVGDRLHARMTPAKLDALLVSDPSAQGEGA; translated from the coding sequence ATGAACGCTCCTGCCTCTGCCGCACCCGCTGCCGCGACCGCCGATGTCCCCCTGACCCCGCGCCAGCAGCAGGCGCTGTCGGCCGTGCTCGCCGAACGTGGCGCGCTGCCTGGTGCGCTGCTGCCGGTGCTGCACGGCGTGCAGGACGCGCTCGGCCACATCCCGCCAGCGGCGCTGCCGGTCATTGCCCGGGCGCTGCACCTGTCGCGCGCCGAGGTCCACGGTGTCGTCACCTACTACCACCACTTCCGCACCACGCCGCCACGCGGCCGGGTCGTGCAGATCTGCCGTGCCGAGGCCTGTCGGTCCATGGGTGCCGAGGCGTTGATGGCGCACGCGCAGTCGGCGATCGACGCGCACGGCTGCGACACGCTCGAAGCCGCGTACTGCCTCGGGCTGTGCGCGCAGTCGCCGGCGGTGATGGTCGGCGATCGGCTGCACGCACGGATGACGCCCGCGAAGCTCGATGCGCTGCTGGTCTCTGACCCGTCTGCCCAAGGAGAAGGCGCATGA